One genomic window of Gallaecimonas sp. GXIMD4217 includes the following:
- a CDS encoding S9 family peptidase, producing the protein MQRMIVLLLGLMSFFSLASSHLPLEDFARHATFKSIKISPTGQYLGAVLLNEEGERILAVLDRENGNAVKTYFTFKGPEEVGSLHWANDERLVLTLVRRNGGLDAPTGTGELFALNADGSRKIMLFGMRAAVERRRASGEVVHWLKDDPKHILIQANSFTRGDATFSEIYKLNIYSGRRTKVTRAPVRYASSLADHDGNVRFAIGESLEDSSKLLYYREQNGEEWQLLKQFDDDQQRFLPLGFMADNNRVIALASDQHNTTLGVVALDLATGKEELLFRDERVDAYPILGFEDGYPTHVIGAGYEPGFPEVALIDPEHDSARMLKGLLQALPGKRVSMTSQTRDGNLIVIAASSDRDPGTYYLFDKRKGQLSLLMKAMPWLKVSQLAKTESIDYKARDGQSIQAYLTLPKGKQKGLPLILHPHGGPHGPRDQWRYSPVVKMLADRGYAVLQPNFRGSGGFGSDFQSAGYRKWGTLMIDDMVDGVQHLIEQGIVDKDRICVYGASYGGYAALMNPIRYPDLFKCTIGYVGVYDLKLMYKDGDIEDRQAGINYLEKVLGRDEKELEAQSAVYNVDKLKAPVFIVHGGKDYRVPISHAEALRDALDKKGHPYEWLVKDNEMHGFYKPEHNVELWTKMLAFLDKHIGH; encoded by the coding sequence ATGCAAAGAATGATCGTGCTGTTGCTGGGCTTGATGAGCTTCTTCAGCCTGGCCAGCAGTCACCTGCCGCTGGAAGACTTCGCCCGTCACGCCACCTTCAAGAGCATCAAGATTTCGCCCACGGGCCAGTACCTGGGGGCGGTGTTGCTCAATGAGGAAGGCGAACGGATCCTGGCGGTCCTGGATCGGGAAAACGGTAATGCCGTCAAGACCTACTTCACCTTCAAGGGCCCGGAGGAGGTCGGCAGCCTCCATTGGGCCAACGACGAGCGTCTGGTCCTGACCCTGGTAAGGCGCAATGGCGGCCTGGATGCCCCCACGGGGACGGGGGAGTTGTTTGCCCTCAACGCCGACGGCAGCCGCAAGATCATGCTCTTCGGGATGCGGGCCGCGGTTGAAAGGCGCCGTGCCAGTGGTGAGGTGGTGCATTGGCTGAAGGACGATCCCAAGCACATCCTGATCCAGGCCAACAGCTTCACCAGGGGCGACGCCACCTTTTCCGAGATCTACAAGCTCAACATCTACTCCGGAAGGCGCACCAAGGTGACCCGGGCCCCGGTACGCTATGCGTCCAGCCTGGCCGACCACGACGGTAACGTGCGCTTTGCCATCGGCGAGTCCCTCGAGGACAGCAGCAAGCTGCTTTACTACCGCGAACAAAATGGCGAAGAGTGGCAGCTGCTCAAGCAGTTCGACGACGACCAGCAGCGTTTCCTGCCCCTGGGCTTCATGGCGGACAACAACAGGGTCATCGCCCTGGCGTCCGATCAGCACAACACCACCCTGGGCGTGGTCGCCCTGGATCTGGCCACCGGTAAGGAAGAGTTGCTGTTCCGGGATGAGCGCGTGGATGCCTACCCCATACTGGGCTTCGAGGACGGCTACCCGACTCATGTGATCGGCGCCGGCTATGAGCCCGGCTTCCCGGAGGTGGCGCTGATCGATCCCGAACACGATAGTGCCCGCATGCTCAAGGGGCTGCTCCAGGCCCTGCCGGGCAAGAGGGTGTCCATGACCTCCCAGACCCGGGACGGCAACCTCATCGTGATCGCCGCCAGCTCGGATCGGGATCCCGGCACCTATTACCTCTTCGACAAGCGCAAGGGCCAGCTGTCGCTGCTGATGAAAGCCATGCCCTGGCTGAAGGTGTCGCAACTGGCCAAGACCGAGTCCATCGACTACAAGGCCAGGGACGGCCAGTCCATCCAGGCCTACCTGACCCTGCCCAAGGGCAAGCAGAAGGGCCTGCCGCTGATCCTGCATCCCCATGGTGGTCCCCACGGTCCCCGTGACCAGTGGCGCTACAGCCCGGTGGTGAAGATGCTGGCGGACCGCGGTTACGCGGTGCTGCAGCCCAACTTCCGTGGTTCAGGTGGCTTTGGTAGCGACTTCCAATCCGCCGGCTACCGCAAGTGGGGCACCCTGATGATCGACGACATGGTCGACGGCGTGCAGCACCTGATTGAGCAGGGCATAGTGGACAAGGACAGGATCTGTGTCTACGGCGCCTCCTACGGCGGTTATGCGGCCCTGATGAACCCCATCCGTTACCCTGATCTGTTCAAGTGCACCATCGGCTATGTGGGCGTCTATGACCTCAAGCTGATGTACAAGGACGGCGATATCGAAGATCGCCAGGCCGGCATCAACTACCTGGAAAAGGTGCTGGGCCGGGACGAGAAGGAGCTGGAAGCCCAGTCTGCCGTCTACAACGTCGACAAGCTCAAGGCTCCGGTGTTCATCGTCCATGGCGGCAAGGATTATCGGGTGCCCATCTCCCATGCCGAGGCGCTGCGTGACGCCCTCGACAAGAAGGGGCACCCCTACGAGTGGCTGGTCAAGGACAACGAAATGCACGGCTTCTACAAGCCCGAGCACAATGTTGAACTCTGGACCAAGATGCTGGCCTTCCTGGACAAGCATATCGGTCACTGA
- a CDS encoding S9 family peptidase, with the protein MTRMLLLLLALVSAAVAAKGQIPLEDLAKYSQFRGLQISPDGRYFAAKVERDDGSLGLVVLKRGKQLEVLSVMNFEDKDSVGGIYWANNERLLMEVARYHGTNTRPSPTGELYGMNADGSKRVMLFGYRAKREKMFAGANIIHFLPEDDDHVLISTQPFGKKDAFYPTVYKLNVNSGRLRKVTKAPVRGTAVIADHEGNARFAIGNDLNDNNKTVIVYRDQNGEDWRELASFFANEGGFTPIAFMADNKRVVGFESDGKGPRGIAIFDPTTGKRESIFSHPQVDVSPLFSIKNGYADQVVGASYELDYPEIAFFEDNAYVQDLKDLQQAFPGHQVTATSVTRDGKQMVVAVSSDVKAPTFYLFDREKKQVAFLINSRPWLKAEMLAQTKPISYQARDGQTIHGLLTLPKGKAKDLPLVLHPHGGPHGIRDHWGLDTRVQMLANNGYAVLQPNFRGSGGYGTAFQEAGHHNWGTLMIDDMTDGVKHLIKEGIVDAERVCTYGISYGGYSAIMSAMREPDLYKCAIGDAGVYDLKLLSDEPGAYAGRGSQNFRDTVLGTDEAKLKAQSPAHNVHRLKAAVMLVHGGKDRIAPIEHAEALKAAMDKAGYPYQWHYEENEGHGYFVPENKVKLWKRMLAFLDKHIGH; encoded by the coding sequence ATGACAAGGATGCTGCTATTGTTGCTGGCCCTGGTCAGTGCCGCCGTTGCGGCCAAGGGCCAGATCCCCCTGGAGGACCTGGCAAAGTACAGCCAGTTCAGGGGGCTGCAGATCTCACCGGACGGCCGTTACTTTGCCGCCAAGGTGGAAAGGGACGACGGCAGTTTGGGCCTGGTGGTGCTCAAGCGCGGCAAGCAGCTGGAAGTGCTTTCCGTGATGAACTTTGAGGACAAGGATTCCGTCGGCGGCATCTACTGGGCCAACAACGAGCGGCTGCTGATGGAAGTGGCCCGCTACCATGGCACCAACACGCGTCCCTCGCCCACGGGCGAACTCTACGGCATGAACGCCGACGGCTCCAAACGGGTGATGCTGTTCGGCTACCGTGCCAAGCGGGAAAAGATGTTTGCCGGTGCCAACATCATCCACTTCCTGCCCGAAGATGACGACCATGTGCTGATCAGCACCCAGCCTTTTGGCAAGAAGGATGCCTTCTATCCCACCGTCTACAAGCTGAACGTCAATTCCGGTCGCCTGCGCAAGGTCACCAAGGCGCCGGTGCGCGGCACGGCGGTGATCGCCGACCATGAGGGCAACGCCCGTTTCGCCATAGGCAATGACCTGAACGACAACAACAAGACGGTGATCGTCTACCGCGACCAGAATGGCGAAGACTGGCGTGAGCTGGCCAGCTTCTTTGCCAACGAAGGCGGCTTCACCCCCATCGCCTTCATGGCCGACAACAAGCGGGTGGTGGGCTTCGAGTCCGACGGCAAGGGCCCCAGGGGCATCGCCATCTTCGATCCGACCACCGGCAAGCGGGAGTCCATCTTCAGCCATCCCCAGGTGGACGTCAGCCCCCTGTTCAGCATCAAGAACGGCTATGCGGACCAGGTGGTGGGCGCCAGCTATGAGCTGGACTACCCGGAAATCGCCTTCTTCGAAGACAACGCCTATGTGCAGGACCTCAAGGATCTGCAACAGGCCTTCCCCGGCCATCAGGTCACCGCCACCTCGGTGACCCGGGACGGCAAGCAGATGGTCGTTGCCGTCAGCAGCGACGTCAAGGCGCCGACTTTCTATCTCTTCGACCGGGAAAAGAAACAGGTCGCCTTCCTGATCAACTCCCGCCCCTGGCTCAAGGCCGAGATGCTGGCCCAGACCAAGCCCATCAGCTACCAGGCCAGGGACGGCCAGACCATACATGGCCTGCTGACCCTGCCCAAGGGCAAGGCCAAGGATCTGCCCCTGGTGCTGCACCCCCATGGCGGCCCCCACGGCATTCGTGACCACTGGGGCCTGGATACGCGGGTGCAGATGCTGGCCAACAATGGCTACGCCGTGCTGCAGCCCAACTTCCGTGGCTCCGGTGGCTACGGCACCGCCTTCCAGGAGGCCGGTCACCACAACTGGGGCACCCTGATGATCGACGACATGACCGACGGCGTGAAGCACCTGATCAAGGAAGGCATCGTCGACGCTGAGCGTGTCTGCACCTACGGCATCTCCTATGGCGGCTATTCCGCCATCATGAGCGCCATGCGCGAGCCGGATCTCTACAAGTGCGCCATCGGCGATGCCGGCGTCTACGACCTCAAGCTGCTCAGCGACGAGCCGGGCGCCTATGCCGGCCGTGGCTCCCAGAACTTCCGCGACACCGTGCTGGGTACCGACGAGGCCAAACTCAAGGCCCAGTCCCCGGCCCACAATGTGCACAGGCTCAAGGCGGCGGTGATGCTGGTTCACGGCGGCAAGGACAGGATAGCCCCCATAGAGCACGCCGAGGCCCTGAAGGCCGCCATGGACAAGGCCGGCTACCCCTACCAGTGGCACTACGAGGAAAACGAAGGCCACGGTTACTTCGTGCCCGAGAACAAGGTGAAGCTGTGGAAGCGCATGCTGGCCTTCCTGGACAAGCATATCGGTCACTGA
- the pepB gene encoding aminopeptidase PepB, producing MSDWLSVSLSNEAAQAHWGDKALLSFDQAEARIHAAGDRSRIQQAGRRLRTQGVTQVQLSGDWDRESQWAFAEGYMSTLGEEQLRWAGDDAELDARFKVARWVRDITNQSPEYKSPQVLASEAASFLKGIAGDKISYQMISGEALLDQGWVGIYNVGRGSERPPVMLVLDYNPGDDNTPVASALVGKGITFDSGGYSIKPSEGMLNMKADMGGAAMVTGGLALAILRGLNQRVRLILCCAENLISGHAYKLGDILTYKNGTSVEIVNTDAEGRLVLADGLIAASESGADTIIDAATLTGAAMMAVGSHYNALFSLDDELSQQLLATAAKEQEPTWRLPLAPFHRFECPSDYADTANSRPQKGGGMGGASNAAGFLSRFVRDDGKGWLHLDLAACFNDRGNALWAAGGTARGIRTIAATLLND from the coding sequence ATGAGTGACTGGCTGAGCGTGAGCCTGAGCAACGAGGCCGCCCAGGCCCATTGGGGCGACAAGGCCCTGTTGAGCTTTGACCAGGCCGAGGCCCGGATCCACGCCGCCGGCGACCGCAGCCGCATCCAGCAGGCCGGTCGCCGCCTGAGGACTCAGGGGGTCACCCAGGTCCAGCTGTCCGGCGACTGGGACAGGGAGAGCCAGTGGGCCTTCGCCGAAGGCTACATGTCTACCCTGGGCGAGGAGCAGCTGCGCTGGGCCGGTGACGACGCCGAGCTGGACGCCCGCTTCAAGGTGGCCCGCTGGGTGCGCGACATCACCAACCAGAGCCCGGAGTACAAGTCGCCCCAGGTGCTGGCCTCGGAAGCGGCCTCCTTCCTCAAGGGCATTGCCGGTGACAAGATCAGCTACCAGATGATCTCCGGCGAGGCGCTGCTGGATCAGGGCTGGGTTGGCATCTACAACGTCGGCCGCGGCTCCGAGCGCCCGCCGGTGATGCTGGTGCTGGACTACAACCCGGGCGACGACAACACCCCGGTAGCCAGCGCCCTGGTGGGCAAGGGCATCACCTTCGACTCCGGCGGTTACTCCATCAAGCCGTCCGAAGGCATGCTGAACATGAAAGCCGACATGGGCGGTGCCGCCATGGTCACCGGCGGCCTGGCCCTGGCCATACTGCGCGGCCTCAACCAGCGGGTGCGCCTGATCCTGTGCTGCGCCGAGAACCTGATCTCCGGCCATGCCTACAAGCTGGGTGACATCCTCACCTACAAGAACGGCACCTCCGTCGAGATCGTCAACACCGACGCCGAAGGCCGCCTGGTGCTGGCCGATGGCCTGATCGCCGCCAGCGAGTCCGGCGCCGACACCATCATTGACGCCGCCACCCTGACCGGTGCCGCCATGATGGCCGTGGGCAGCCACTACAACGCCCTGTTCTCCCTGGACGACGAGCTGAGCCAGCAGCTGCTGGCCACCGCCGCCAAGGAGCAGGAGCCGACCTGGCGCCTGCCGCTGGCGCCCTTCCACCGCTTCGAGTGTCCCTCCGACTACGCCGATACCGCCAACAGCCGGCCCCAGAAGGGCGGCGGCATGGGCGGTGCCTCCAACGCCGCCGGCTTCCTGTCCCGCTTCGTCCGTGATGACGGCAAGGGCTGGCTGCACCTGGATCTGGCCGCCTGCTTCAACGACAGGGGCAATGCCCTCTGGGCCGCCGGCGGCACAGCCCGCGGTATCCGCACCATAGCCGCAACGCTGTTAAATGACTGA
- the sfsA gene encoding DNA/RNA nuclease SfsA, with translation MKFDPPLEAGRLIKRYKRFLADVDSPRGPLTLHCANTGAMTGCGSPGDRIHYRYAPSPKRKLPGSWELTETVQGHFICINTARANQLVAEALAEKRIPELAWATEIRAEVRCEQGSRIDFLLSDGNRRCWLEVKSVTLLKDNGLGAFPDTVSERAKKHLDVLAARMKEGDEAALLFAALHTGIEQVTAAADIDPAYAQRLTEVAAEGLKVLAVGASITPGEMRLDQKLKAVL, from the coding sequence ATGAAGTTCGATCCCCCCCTGGAGGCGGGCCGCCTCATCAAGCGCTACAAGCGCTTTCTGGCCGACGTGGACAGCCCCCGCGGGCCGCTGACCCTGCACTGCGCCAACACCGGGGCCATGACCGGCTGCGGCAGCCCCGGCGACCGCATCCACTATCGCTATGCCCCCAGCCCCAAGCGCAAACTGCCGGGCAGCTGGGAACTGACCGAGACCGTTCAGGGCCATTTCATCTGCATCAACACCGCCCGGGCCAACCAGCTGGTGGCCGAGGCCCTGGCCGAAAAACGCATCCCGGAGCTGGCCTGGGCCACCGAGATCCGTGCCGAGGTCAGGTGCGAACAGGGCAGCCGCATCGACTTTCTGCTCAGCGATGGAAACCGCCGCTGCTGGCTGGAGGTCAAAAGTGTCACACTCTTGAAAGACAATGGCCTGGGTGCCTTTCCCGATACCGTCAGTGAAAGGGCGAAGAAGCACCTGGATGTATTGGCAGCTCGGATGAAGGAGGGGGACGAGGCGGCACTGCTGTTCGCTGCCCTGCACACCGGCATCGAGCAGGTGACGGCAGCGGCGGACATCGATCCCGCCTATGCTCAGAGGTTAACCGAAGTGGCGGCAGAAGGACTCAAGGTCCTGGCCGTCGGGGCAAGCATCACCCCGGGCGAGATGCGACTCGACCAGAAACTGAAGGCGGTGCTCTAG
- the dksA gene encoding RNA polymerase-binding protein DksA → MAEAKKKSSLGVLAIAGVEPYQEKKGEEYMNDAQLDHFRKILEAWRKQLREEVDRTVTHMKDEAANFADPADRASQEEEFSLELRTRDRERKLIKKIEKTLQIIEDGDYGFCESCGIEIGIRRLEARPTAEMCIDCKTLAEIREKQMAG, encoded by the coding sequence ATGGCTGAAGCCAAGAAAAAGAGCTCCCTGGGCGTACTGGCCATCGCCGGTGTAGAACCGTACCAGGAGAAGAAGGGCGAAGAGTACATGAACGACGCCCAGCTTGACCACTTCCGCAAGATCCTGGAAGCCTGGCGCAAGCAGCTCAGAGAAGAAGTCGACCGTACCGTTACTCACATGAAGGACGAAGCGGCCAACTTCGCCGACCCCGCCGACCGTGCCTCCCAGGAGGAGGAATTCAGCCTGGAACTGCGTACCCGCGACCGGGAGCGCAAGCTGATCAAGAAGATCGAGAAGACGCTGCAGATCATCGAAGACGGTGACTACGGCTTCTGCGAGTCTTGCGGCATCGAGATCGGCATCCGCCGCCTCGAAGCCAGGCCCACTGCCGAAATGTGCATCGACTGCAAGACCCTGGCCGAGATCCGCGAGAAGCAAATGGCCGGCTGA
- the gluQRS gene encoding tRNA glutamyl-Q(34) synthetase GluQRS: MSAYLGRFAPSPSGPLHFGSLVAALGSFLDARANQGQWLLRIEDIDPPREMPGAAERILRTLEAFGLHWDGQVRYQSAQSERYDALLAQLRRDGLIYPCACTRRQIKVQGLHQRNHCQPVPRGEAAALRFKSDNPVYHYQDRLLGQVRIPDQLAREDFVIHRKDGLYAYQLAVVADDIDQGITQIVRGSDLLEVTGWQLSLYQALGAKPCSYLHLPLAVAANGLKLSKQNHAPAVNDDDPVPALRSALAFLGQPAPPTDLDRDRLLAFAIDNWQVQAIPRHSQVID, encoded by the coding sequence ATGTCGGCCTACCTCGGGCGCTTTGCGCCCAGCCCGTCCGGGCCGCTGCACTTTGGTTCACTGGTGGCGGCCCTGGGCTCCTTCCTTGACGCCCGTGCCAATCAAGGCCAGTGGCTGCTCCGCATCGAAGACATCGATCCGCCCCGGGAAATGCCCGGTGCCGCCGAGCGCATCCTGCGTACCCTGGAGGCCTTCGGCCTGCACTGGGACGGCCAGGTGCGCTACCAGTCGGCGCAATCAGAACGTTATGACGCCCTGCTGGCGCAGCTGCGCCGCGATGGCCTGATCTACCCCTGTGCCTGCACCCGCAGGCAGATCAAGGTCCAGGGCCTGCACCAGCGGAACCACTGCCAGCCCGTCCCCCGGGGCGAGGCGGCGGCGCTGCGCTTCAAGAGCGACAATCCCGTCTACCACTATCAGGATCGGCTGCTGGGCCAGGTGCGGATCCCGGACCAGTTGGCCCGGGAGGATTTCGTCATCCACCGCAAGGACGGCCTCTACGCCTACCAGCTGGCGGTGGTGGCCGACGACATCGACCAGGGCATCACCCAGATCGTGCGCGGCAGCGACCTGCTGGAGGTCACCGGCTGGCAGCTGTCCCTGTACCAGGCCCTGGGCGCCAAACCCTGCAGCTACCTGCACCTGCCGCTGGCGGTGGCCGCCAACGGCCTCAAGCTGTCCAAGCAGAACCACGCCCCGGCCGTGAACGACGACGATCCCGTGCCGGCGCTGCGCTCAGCCCTGGCCTTCCTGGGACAGCCGGCGCCGCCGACGGACCTGGACCGGGATCGGCTGCTGGCATTCGCCATCGATAACTGGCAGGTGCAGGCCATTCCCAGGCACAGCCAGGTCATTGACTGA
- the pcnB gene encoding polynucleotide adenylyltransferase PcnB: MVGSDQSQNDVTIIPRDKHPISRKDISENALKVLYRLHKGGYRAFLVGGGVRDLLLGLHPKDFDVVTDATPEEVKRLFRNCRLVGRRFRLAHILFGREVIEVATLRGSLSDDPKAHRSDEGMLLRDNAYSDSVEEDALRRDFTLNALYYDIADYSIHDYANGMKALKERKIELIGDPETRYREDPVRMLRAVRFATKLDMSIAPATARPIRELAPLLDDIPPARLFEEFLKLFMAGHGLDNFRMLRDYGLFQRLFPILGQALEYPKAEAFIELALKGTDERVRDERKTTPAYLLAAFLWPVLETRAQDILVESGLASYDAYQIAMNEVLDDQCRRIAIPRRFSTTMREIWSLQLRLDKRAGKRAQRLFEHPRFRAAYDFLEMRGEVEGGELKKLAQWWHDFQDKDQSGRQKLVAEVHGGERGRGKRPRRRRRRPQGSQAPSHG, encoded by the coding sequence ATGGTAGGTAGCGACCAGTCCCAGAACGACGTCACCATCATCCCCAGGGACAAGCACCCCATCAGCCGCAAAGACATCAGCGAAAACGCCCTCAAGGTGCTGTATCGACTGCACAAGGGCGGCTACAGGGCCTTCCTGGTCGGCGGCGGCGTCCGCGACCTGCTGCTGGGCCTGCACCCCAAGGATTTCGACGTGGTCACCGACGCCACGCCGGAAGAGGTCAAGCGGCTGTTCCGCAACTGCCGCCTGGTAGGCCGTCGCTTCCGTCTGGCCCATATCCTGTTCGGCCGCGAGGTCATCGAGGTGGCCACCCTGCGCGGCAGCCTCAGCGACGATCCCAAGGCCCATCGCAGCGACGAAGGCATGCTGCTCAGGGACAACGCCTATTCCGATTCCGTGGAAGAGGACGCCCTGCGCCGCGACTTCACCCTCAACGCCCTCTACTACGACATCGCCGACTACAGCATCCATGACTACGCCAACGGCATGAAGGCCCTCAAGGAACGCAAGATCGAGCTGATCGGCGATCCCGAGACCCGCTACCGGGAGGATCCGGTGCGCATGCTGCGGGCGGTGCGCTTTGCCACCAAGCTGGACATGAGCATTGCCCCGGCCACCGCCAGGCCGATCCGCGAGCTGGCGCCGCTGCTGGACGACATTCCGCCGGCCAGGCTGTTCGAGGAATTCCTGAAGCTGTTCATGGCCGGCCACGGCCTGGACAACTTCCGCATGCTGCGGGACTACGGCCTGTTCCAGCGCCTGTTCCCCATCCTCGGCCAGGCCCTGGAATACCCCAAGGCCGAGGCCTTTATCGAGCTGGCGCTCAAGGGCACAGACGAACGGGTCCGTGACGAGCGCAAGACCACCCCCGCCTACCTGCTGGCTGCCTTCCTGTGGCCGGTGCTGGAGACCCGGGCCCAGGACATCCTGGTGGAATCCGGCCTGGCCTCCTACGACGCCTACCAGATCGCCATGAACGAGGTGCTGGACGACCAGTGCCGCCGCATCGCCATCCCGCGCCGTTTCAGCACCACCATGCGCGAGATCTGGAGCCTGCAGCTGCGCCTGGACAAGCGTGCCGGCAAGCGCGCCCAGCGCCTGTTCGAGCACCCCCGCTTCCGGGCCGCCTACGACTTCCTGGAGATGCGTGGCGAGGTGGAAGGCGGCGAACTCAAGAAGCTGGCCCAGTGGTGGCACGACTTCCAGGACAAGGACCAGAGCGGCCGCCAGAAGCTGGTGGCCGAGGTCCACGGTGGCGAGCGTGGCCGCGGCAAGCGCCCCCGCCGCCGGCGGCGCCGCCCCCAGGGCAGCCAGGCCCCCAGCCATGGCTGA
- the folK gene encoding 2-amino-4-hydroxy-6-hydroxymethyldihydropteridine diphosphokinase yields MAELAYIGLGANLAQPARQLRLALHALAALPGSKLLGASSLYHSAPMGPQDQPDYVNAVAALETELEPLALLDALQAIERQQGRVRKRRWGERTLDLDLLLYAGREIDHPRLTLPHPGLTQRPFVLAPLCELAPALTLPGGGCPHRHLAELPAGGLRRAGPAL; encoded by the coding sequence ATGGCTGAGCTGGCCTATATCGGCCTGGGGGCCAACCTGGCCCAGCCGGCCAGGCAGCTGCGCCTGGCCCTCCATGCCCTGGCCGCCCTGCCCGGCAGCAAGCTGCTGGGCGCCTCCTCCCTCTACCACAGCGCCCCCATGGGCCCCCAGGACCAGCCCGACTACGTCAACGCCGTGGCGGCCCTGGAAACCGAGCTCGAGCCCCTGGCGCTGCTGGACGCCCTGCAGGCCATCGAGCGGCAACAGGGCCGGGTCCGCAAACGCCGTTGGGGTGAACGCACCCTGGATCTGGATCTGCTGCTCTACGCGGGCCGGGAAATCGACCATCCCAGGCTAACCCTGCCCCACCCCGGGCTGACCCAGCGCCCCTTCGTGCTGGCGCCCCTGTGCGAGCTGGCCCCGGCCCTGACCCTGCCGGGTGGCGGCTGCCCCCATCGCCATCTGGCCGAGTTGCCGGCAGGCGGCCTGCGCCGGGCCGGCCCGGCCCTTTGA
- the panB gene encoding 3-methyl-2-oxobutanoate hydroxymethyltransferase, translating into MSKLNEAALRKRVSVATLNKMKADKAKFAMMTAYDASFAKLFDEAGVHLLLIGDSLGNVIQGQDDTIGVSVADIAYHTRCVKAASRYALVVADMPFMSYATTEQAFASAAELMRAGAQMVKLEGGAWLADTVRALTERGIPVCAHLGLTPQSVHLIGGYKVQGRTPEQAEQMLADALALEAAGAQLLVLECIPSALGKRISEALSIPVIGIGAGPDTDGQVLVMHDIFNISAGHIPKFSKNYLAQAGDMQAAAQAFVQEVAEGRFPAPEHCFE; encoded by the coding sequence ATGAGCAAGCTCAACGAAGCGGCCCTGCGCAAGCGCGTCAGCGTCGCCACCCTCAACAAGATGAAGGCGGACAAAGCCAAGTTCGCCATGATGACCGCCTACGACGCCTCCTTCGCCAAGCTGTTCGACGAGGCCGGCGTCCACCTGCTGCTGATCGGCGACTCCCTGGGCAACGTGATCCAGGGCCAGGACGACACCATAGGCGTCAGCGTGGCCGATATCGCCTATCACACCCGTTGCGTCAAGGCCGCCAGCCGCTACGCCCTGGTGGTGGCCGACATGCCCTTCATGAGCTACGCGACCACGGAGCAGGCCTTTGCCAGCGCCGCCGAGCTGATGCGCGCCGGCGCCCAGATGGTCAAGCTCGAGGGCGGCGCCTGGCTGGCCGACACCGTCCGCGCCCTGACCGAGCGCGGCATCCCGGTCTGCGCCCACCTGGGCCTGACCCCCCAGTCGGTGCACCTGATCGGCGGCTACAAGGTCCAGGGCCGCACCCCGGAGCAGGCCGAACAGATGCTGGCCGACGCCCTGGCCCTGGAGGCCGCCGGCGCCCAGCTGCTGGTGCTGGAGTGCATCCCCAGCGCCCTGGGCAAGCGCATCAGCGAGGCGCTGAGCATCCCGGTGATCGGCATAGGCGCCGGCCCGGACACCGACGGCCAGGTGCTGGTGATGCACGACATCTTCAACATCAGCGCCGGCCACATCCCCAAGTTCTCCAAGAATTACCTGGCCCAGGCCGGCGACATGCAGGCCGCCGCCCAGGCCTTCGTTCAGGAGGTGGCCGAGGGCCGCTTCCCGGCCCCCGAACACTGCTTTGAGTAA
- the panC gene encoding pantoate--beta-alanine ligase: MRTVNTVEALRGQIKSWRQAGESIAFVPTMGNLHDGHLTLVKTARSRADRVVVSIFVNPMQFGANEDLGSYPHTPEADASALVEAGVDLLFLPSAEVLYPNGLDAHTKVEVPGLSALYCGDSRPGHFRGVTTVVCKLFNLVSPDLAVFGMKDYQQLAIIRRMVADLAMDLDIVGVDTVREKDGLAMSSRNGYLSPEERARAPALHACLQALAAKLRGGYDNFDALIAAGKKQLGKAGLVPDYLHIVHADSLEKAAKGDEKLVILAAAQLGRARLIDNLVVDLQPGAN, from the coding sequence ATGAGAACCGTCAACACCGTCGAGGCCCTGCGTGGCCAGATCAAGAGCTGGCGCCAGGCCGGCGAGTCCATCGCCTTCGTGCCGACCATGGGCAACCTCCATGACGGCCACCTGACCCTGGTCAAGACCGCCCGCAGCCGAGCCGACCGGGTGGTGGTGTCGATCTTCGTCAATCCCATGCAGTTCGGCGCCAACGAGGATCTGGGCAGCTACCCCCATACCCCCGAGGCCGACGCCAGCGCCCTGGTGGAGGCCGGCGTGGATCTGCTGTTCCTGCCCAGCGCCGAGGTGCTCTACCCCAACGGCCTGGACGCCCACACCAAGGTGGAAGTGCCCGGCCTGTCGGCGCTCTACTGCGGCGACAGCCGCCCCGGCCACTTCCGGGGCGTCACCACGGTGGTGTGCAAGCTGTTCAACCTGGTCAGCCCGGATCTGGCGGTATTCGGCATGAAGGACTACCAGCAACTGGCCATCATCCGCCGCATGGTGGCGGATCTGGCCATGGACCTGGACATCGTCGGCGTGGACACGGTGCGCGAGAAAGACGGCCTGGCCATGAGCTCCCGCAACGGCTACCTGAGCCCCGAGGAACGCGCCAGGGCCCCGGCCCTCCATGCCTGCCTCCAGGCCCTGGCCGCCAAACTGAGGGGCGGCTACGACAACTTCGACGCCCTGATCGCCGCCGGCAAGAAGCAGCTGGGAAAGGCCGGCTTGGTCCCGGACTACCTGCACATAGTCCATGCCGACAGCCTGGAAAAGGCCGCCAAGGGCGATGAAAAACTGGTGATCCTGGCCGCCGCCCAGCTCGGCCGCGCCCGGCTGATCGACAACCTGGTGGTGGATTTGCAGCCAGGGGCCAATTAG